From one Lotus japonicus ecotype B-129 chromosome 3, LjGifu_v1.2 genomic stretch:
- the LOC130743661 gene encoding uncharacterized protein LOC130743661 yields MSQDSSKKLTPEMNAYGVKVLGLKSKTPKSSKVSKSSPHTSEIAIAQGIPQPSSDPSKMKGKKARSKSDASKAKKKMVTRSSEATQQVNFEAEINSSTGDDVADFRITEVLDTPLKEVLHANVDPIVPSPSNNQSSHGVDTDCNKDSDHLEEEVMVPISTPSVDKDMHVEDVQNVIENSESNEVLLNTLGASASVASKRKKMTVVRKYSTRSSGKKLGLGLSENKKRKKVIILDDDTPVVQNVKRKVHKDHAAPVVDETPIEELDKSDTGPAAQKRKIGKRIPENVPAAPLDNISFHSEESVGKWKYVYQRRIAQERELTGEILHCQEIMKLLEAAGLLKTVTEIGGCYDKLVREFIVNVTTNCTVSGHPEFRKVFVRGKCVHFSPEIINQYLGRSTVATGNKELSLSAITEELTAGQNMVWPAKGLLSSTYLSVKYAILNRIGAANWAPTTHSSDVSSGLAKLIYLVGTQTQFDFGEYVFAQTMKHAETFAVRLPIGFPCLICGIILSQHPQILLDDEVPSKKASLLTIDSRLLAGAHVSDVADLAEMTQGEGTSSQKTPETPIAALIAVSKMLQDTITSCTLRKKNVDTLILQLTKGKRPLEDNAADVQDAAGTSDDDTSASA; encoded by the coding sequence ATGAGTCAAGATTCTAGCAAGAAACTCACTCCTGAGATGAATGCTTACGGGGTAAAGGTATTGGGTTTGAAATCCAAAACCCCAAAATCTTCAAAGGTTTCAAAatcctctcctcatacctctgaAATCGCAATTGCTCAAGGTATTCCTCAACCATCGTCTGATCcgagtaagatgaaagggaaaaaGGCTCGATCCAAGTCAGATGCGTCCAAagcaaagaagaagatggtaaCGAGAAGCTCTGAGGCAACCCAGCAAGTAAATTTCGAGGCTGAAATCAACTCAAGTACAGGTGATGATGTTGCTGATTTTCGTATCACTGAAGTGTTGGACACGCCTCTCAAGGAAGTTTTACATGCAAATGTAGATCCAATTGTTCCATCACCAAGCAACAACCAATCAAGCCACGGTGTTGATACTGATTGCAACAAGGATTCTGATCATCTTGAGGAAGAGGTAATGGTTCCCATCTCTACTCCCTCTGTTGATAAAGATATGCATGTCGAGGATGTTCAGAATGTCATTGAGAACTCAGAATCTAATGAGGTGTTGCTCAACACCCTTGGTGCTTCTGCTTCTGTTGCTTCAAAGAGGAAAAAGATGACTGTTGTTCGTAAGTACTCTACGCGTTCCTCTGGCAAGAAgttaggtttgggtttgagtgaaAACAAGAAGCGCAAGAAGGTCATTATTCTTGATGATGATACTCCTGTTGTCCAGAATGTCAAGAGAAAGGTTCACAAAGACCATGCTGCTCCTGTTGTTGATGAGACTCCAATTGAGGAGTTGGATAAGTCAGATACTGGTCCTGCTGCTCAGAAGCGTAAGATTGGGAAACGAATTCCAGAAAATGTGCCTGCTGCTCCTTTGGATAATATTTCTTTTCACTCTGAAGAGAGTGTTGGTAAGTGGAAGTATGTTTATCAGCGCAGGATTGCTCAAGAGAGGGAATTGACTGGTGAGATTCTGCATTGTCAAGAAATCATGAAACTTCTTGAGGCTGCTGGGTTATTGAAAACTGTTACTGAGATAGGTGGCTGCTATGACAAGTTGGTGAGAGAATTTATTGTGAATGTGACTACAAATTGCACTGTTTCTGGGCATCCTGAGTTCAGGAAAGTTTTTGTGCGTGGTAAGTGTGTCCATTTTTCACCTGAGATCATTAACCAGTATTTGGGAAGGAGCACTGTTGCCACAGGAAATAAAGAGCTGTCATTGAGTGCTATCACTGAAGAACTCACGGCTGGTCAGAATATGGTATGGCCTGCTAAAGGATTGTTGTCTTCTACTTATTTGAGTGTGAAATATGCTATCTTGAATCGCATTGGTGCTGCAAATTGGGCTCCTACTACACATAGCTCAGATGTTTCTTCAGGTTTGGCCAAATTAATTTATCTGGTTGGAACTCAAACTCAGTTTGATTTTGGTGAATATGTCTTTGCTCAAACTATGAAGCATGCTGAAACTTTTGCTGTCAGGCTTCCTATTGGTTTTCCTTGTTTAATTTGTGGGATTATTTTAAGTCAACATCCTCAAATTCTCCTTGATGATGAGGTTCCTAGCAAGAAAGCTAGTCTTCTCACTATTGATTCCAGGCTGCTAGCTGGTGCCCATGTTTCTGATGTTGCTGATTTGGCTGAGATGACTCAGGGGGAGGGTACTTCCTCTCAGAAGACTCCTGAGACTCCTATTGCTGCGCTTATTGCGGTGTCTAAGATGCTTCAGGACACAATTACTAGTTGTacattgaggaagaagaatgtggaCACTCTCATTCTGCAGTTGACTAAAGGCAAGAGGCCTCTTGAAGACAATGCTGCTGATGTTCAAGATGCTGCTGGTACTTCTGATGATGACACTTCTGCTAGTGCTTAG